The Shewanella sp. MTB7 genome includes a window with the following:
- a CDS encoding immune inhibitor A domain-containing protein, with product MARNKNRGVLSSLCLSIILSFMSPALVAKPIEASIATLADAGVINKDQILYWLIKRGEVSDSATAEEKLAAVNAFSHRVSGVQSKGDLLSAKFEQKRLKATRQRQSKKNASSLSFLALKAEAQANSEVTKTVKVLAVLIDFPDLPYNNNRLSASDTPMYYPNYPTSHYQNMMFSTSGFTGPQQQNLLTGYQYYQAVSGESFFFTGNVKGWFTASNNAAYYGGNDAGNNNDDKAVPELVKEAVTQAVAGMSASELASYDVEDPFDVDGDGNVDEPDGDIDHVMLFHSSIGEEAGGGVLGNEGKDAIWSHRFFVYTGNNPGYTIPGTGMKVFGYTVQPIDAAAGVVVHEFGHDLGLPDEYDTSNTGEGSPVASWSVMAGGSWTGAIPGTVPSGFSPYARSYLQDKFKGRWINEQEVLLTSIGTSGLDVIINEAVNHSLVNQVSIPLPSATIPFKQPYAGEYQYYSGQGNLLNNALSFEIDLPSTTPLTLIMKAHWNIEIDYDYAQVMVDGVVISGDHTKASNTANSARDIITGNSGTISGSEGTNNWVDLEYNLSAYAGRDNAQISIIYKTDEAVGNYGFVLDNLQITSDNTVVHSDDAETPNTMMLNGFSRINDERPGADRRYIIQLRSHNGVDAGLDSHTYEPGVLMWLENFGYADNNSSTHAGAGLIGVIDADQNFIGEEGGLESETAHQVRDAAFSMFNQASYNGDSHLSSISMFDDSQDYRAPTQPQSGIILPELGLTMEVVAQSDDSSTATLRFNYGGPTTPPPQSDLTSSVSITQQEAGTVSFTATVTGGDGNYAYLWDFGDNGATSAEKMPTYVYQASGTYPVILTVTDGLGASVETTGSVTVSLPVAPIAGFTFTTSDLSVTFTDTTTGGEGVMTYLWRFGDGLTSTEPSPSHTYAAAGTYTVTLTVTDSLNVVNSRSNSLTVIAAVVTSPETPAANDSGGGSLGWLTLCLLGLLGFRRGEVT from the coding sequence ATGGCTCGAAATAAAAATAGAGGAGTGCTTTCAAGTCTCTGCCTCTCGATCATCCTCTCTTTTATGAGTCCAGCTCTAGTGGCTAAACCGATAGAGGCATCAATAGCGACATTGGCAGATGCCGGGGTGATCAACAAGGATCAGATTTTATATTGGTTGATTAAACGAGGTGAGGTTTCAGATTCCGCCACCGCCGAAGAAAAGCTGGCGGCTGTGAATGCCTTCTCGCATCGGGTTAGCGGGGTTCAGAGCAAAGGGGACTTACTTAGCGCTAAGTTTGAGCAGAAAAGATTAAAAGCAACTCGTCAGCGTCAGAGTAAAAAGAATGCATCGAGTTTGAGTTTTTTAGCGCTTAAAGCTGAAGCTCAGGCCAATAGCGAAGTGACTAAAACGGTAAAAGTGTTAGCTGTATTGATCGACTTTCCTGATCTCCCCTACAATAACAACCGCCTTTCAGCCAGCGATACACCTATGTACTACCCAAATTATCCGACTTCTCATTACCAGAATATGATGTTTTCAACTTCTGGATTTACCGGGCCTCAACAGCAGAACTTATTAACCGGGTATCAATATTACCAAGCGGTATCAGGTGAAAGTTTTTTCTTTACTGGTAATGTAAAAGGCTGGTTTACCGCATCCAATAATGCTGCTTATTACGGTGGCAATGATGCTGGCAATAATAACGATGACAAAGCGGTACCTGAGCTAGTGAAAGAAGCTGTGACTCAAGCGGTGGCAGGTATGTCAGCCTCTGAATTGGCGAGTTATGATGTGGAAGATCCTTTCGACGTCGATGGTGATGGCAATGTTGATGAACCTGATGGCGATATAGACCATGTGATGCTGTTTCATTCCAGCATCGGTGAAGAAGCTGGCGGTGGAGTACTCGGTAACGAAGGTAAAGATGCTATCTGGTCACATCGATTCTTCGTCTACACAGGTAATAATCCTGGATATACCATTCCGGGAACAGGAATGAAGGTCTTTGGTTATACCGTTCAGCCTATCGATGCTGCAGCAGGCGTAGTGGTGCATGAGTTTGGCCATGATTTAGGTTTACCTGATGAGTATGATACGAGCAATACTGGTGAGGGATCCCCTGTGGCATCTTGGTCTGTCATGGCCGGAGGTAGTTGGACAGGCGCGATACCTGGTACTGTGCCATCAGGCTTTAGTCCCTATGCTCGCTCTTATCTGCAGGATAAATTCAAAGGGCGTTGGATTAATGAGCAAGAGGTGTTACTGACAAGCATCGGCACATCAGGTTTGGATGTGATTATTAATGAGGCGGTTAATCATTCTCTGGTTAATCAGGTATCTATTCCATTACCTTCGGCGACCATTCCTTTTAAGCAGCCCTATGCCGGAGAGTATCAATACTATTCTGGTCAAGGGAATCTGCTCAATAATGCCTTGTCATTTGAAATTGATCTGCCAAGCACGACGCCGTTAACGTTAATAATGAAGGCTCATTGGAATATCGAAATTGATTACGATTATGCTCAAGTTATGGTTGATGGTGTGGTGATCTCGGGGGATCACACCAAAGCTAGCAATACCGCTAACTCTGCTCGAGATATTATCACTGGAAATTCGGGCACTATTTCGGGTTCTGAAGGCACGAATAATTGGGTTGATCTTGAATATAACTTGAGTGCTTATGCCGGAAGAGATAATGCTCAGATTAGCATTATTTATAAAACGGATGAAGCCGTAGGAAACTATGGATTTGTCCTCGACAATCTGCAGATCACCAGTGATAACACCGTCGTTCATAGTGATGATGCAGAAACGCCAAATACCATGATGCTTAATGGTTTCTCACGCATCAATGATGAGCGACCAGGGGCTGATCGCCGTTATATTATCCAACTGAGAAGTCATAACGGTGTTGATGCAGGACTAGATAGTCATACATATGAGCCTGGAGTGTTGATGTGGCTTGAAAACTTCGGCTACGCTGATAATAATTCCAGTACTCACGCTGGTGCAGGTTTGATAGGTGTCATTGATGCTGATCAAAACTTTATCGGTGAGGAAGGTGGTCTTGAAAGTGAAACAGCTCATCAAGTTCGTGATGCGGCCTTTAGCATGTTTAACCAAGCTAGCTACAACGGAGACAGCCACCTGTCATCTATCTCAATGTTTGATGACAGCCAAGATTACCGTGCACCGACTCAGCCTCAATCAGGCATTATCTTGCCTGAACTGGGTTTGACTATGGAAGTGGTGGCCCAGAGTGATGATTCATCTACTGCAACGCTGAGGTTTAACTATGGCGGCCCGACAACACCGCCTCCGCAATCAGATCTCACATCCAGTGTCAGTATTACTCAGCAAGAGGCTGGAACGGTGAGCTTTACTGCAACAGTGACGGGAGGTGATGGTAACTATGCATACTTGTGGGACTTTGGTGATAATGGTGCAACGAGTGCTGAAAAAATGCCTACCTATGTCTATCAAGCGTCAGGAACTTACCCTGTAATCCTTACGGTGACCGATGGTTTAGGGGCAAGTGTTGAGACAACAGGCTCTGTAACGGTTTCTCTACCTGTAGCTCCCATTGCTGGCTTTACGTTTACCACGAGTGATCTCAGTGTGACGTTTACTGATACCACCACTGGTGGTGAAGGTGTGATGACCTACCTATGGCGTTTTGGTGACGGGTTAACAAGCACTGAACCGTCTCCAAGTCATACTTACGCTGCAGCCGGAACCTACACGGTGACTTTAACCGTCACTGATAGTTTGAATGTGGTGAATAGCAGGAGTAACTCCCTTACTGTGATTGCAGCGGTTGTAACATCGCCGGAGACTCCTGCAGCGAATGACTCAGGAGGTGGTAGTCTTGGTTGGTTGACTCTATGTCTGCTGGGATTACTAGGGTTTAGAAGGGGGGAAGTAACGTAA
- a CDS encoding GNAT family N-acetyltransferase, producing MQRYRISNELNEMDIDVIHAFISKSYWAKDIPKSVLQKALVHSLCFGVFTNDKQQIGFGRLITDRATYAYLADVFIIDEYRGLGLGKALMTNIVSHPDLQGLRRMVLSTRDAHGLYAKFGFKPVPNPEVFMQVWQPDVYNVSE from the coding sequence ATGCAGAGGTATAGGATTAGTAATGAGTTAAACGAGATGGATATTGATGTTATTCATGCATTTATCTCAAAAAGTTACTGGGCTAAAGATATTCCTAAATCAGTACTGCAAAAAGCACTGGTGCATTCACTTTGTTTTGGTGTGTTTACTAACGACAAACAGCAAATCGGGTTCGGTCGTTTGATCACTGATAGAGCAACTTATGCCTATCTTGCGGATGTGTTTATTATCGATGAATACCGAGGATTGGGTCTGGGCAAGGCATTAATGACAAACATTGTTTCACACCCAGATCTACAAGGTTTGCGACGTATGGTTTTGTCGACTCGAGATGCTCATGGATTATATGCCAAGTTTGGTTTCAAACCTGTACCGAACCCCGAAGTGTTTATGCAGGTGTGGCAACCAGATGTCTACAATGTTAGTGAATAA
- a CDS encoding flagellar basal body-associated protein FliL: MKKLVSLMFIVSISIFSLSANAEEEEPQEQEDQTLAEYAYYGFEPEIVTNYLSSGRKLGFVRISVELMVKSPEDLVAIEHHDPLLRAAIIEILGSQTSDKVKSLTGREEIRRECYEALNRLIEQETGQQLIVNMLFTKYLYD, from the coding sequence ATGAAAAAGCTCGTCTCATTAATGTTCATTGTTTCAATCAGTATTTTTAGCTTGAGTGCTAACGCTGAAGAGGAGGAACCTCAGGAGCAAGAGGATCAGACCCTAGCTGAGTATGCTTACTATGGTTTCGAGCCAGAAATCGTGACGAATTATCTTTCGAGTGGCAGAAAGCTAGGTTTTGTTCGGATCAGTGTTGAACTGATGGTCAAATCACCAGAAGATCTTGTGGCTATTGAACATCACGATCCCCTGTTACGTGCCGCCATTATCGAAATATTAGGTAGCCAAACCTCCGATAAAGTAAAATCACTCACTGGACGAGAAGAGATCCGTCGAGAGTGTTATGAGGCCTTAAATCGCCTTATCGAACAGGAAACTGGTCAGCAATTGATTGTTAATATGCTATTTACTAAGTACCTCTATGATTAG
- a CDS encoding NRDE family protein codes for MCILFIALEQHPKYPLIICANRDEFHHRPTEQAHFWMPDNQILAGKDLQAGGSWLGINRRGDFAALTNFRDPQAQQDGMKSRGELVLNALKSQAPLTSSWLKEHSQNYNPFNLVFGNRDEIYCYKSTDKTLTSLTPGFHSISNGNLDDIWPKMARGTQALEKVISESDEPDIDALLSIMKDETRAEESELPQTGIALEWERLLSSIYIRHLEYGTRSTSIILDDHQGHTRFIEVRYDGKGRTLGRQEYKL; via the coding sequence ATGTGCATCTTGTTTATCGCGTTGGAACAACATCCCAAATACCCGCTTATCATCTGCGCTAATCGTGATGAGTTTCATCACCGACCCACAGAGCAGGCTCATTTCTGGATGCCGGACAATCAAATACTCGCAGGTAAAGATCTTCAGGCTGGGGGAAGTTGGCTCGGCATAAATCGACGAGGTGACTTCGCCGCACTGACCAACTTTCGAGATCCTCAAGCCCAGCAAGATGGAATGAAAAGTCGCGGCGAGTTAGTCCTCAACGCCCTAAAATCTCAAGCACCACTCACCTCATCTTGGTTAAAGGAACACAGCCAAAACTACAACCCTTTCAATCTGGTATTTGGCAATAGAGATGAGATCTACTGTTATAAAAGTACAGACAAAACCCTCACCTCACTGACTCCAGGCTTTCACTCCATTAGTAATGGCAATTTAGATGACATATGGCCAAAAATGGCGCGAGGTACACAAGCTTTAGAAAAGGTGATATCAGAATCTGACGAACCTGATATCGATGCTTTACTGTCTATCATGAAAGATGAGACTCGAGCCGAAGAGAGTGAGCTTCCTCAAACAGGAATAGCACTAGAGTGGGAGCGTCTGCTCTCCTCCATCTATATACGCCATCTAGAATACGGCACCCGTTCCACCAGCATCATACTTGATGATCACCAAGGTCATACCCGCTTCATTGAGGTTAGATATGATGGCAAAGGACGCACTTTAGGACGTCAGGAATATAAACTATAA
- a CDS encoding chorismate--pyruvate lyase family protein has translation MSVTKLSFPYGESIQWLSPDNIDQLPKSPLTDWLMSYESLTQKLRSHCVEFEVVVLGEGTLTPFSGEFPSQNQAWVREVLLCLDGIPWVFARTLIPGNLLQQKESDFLTLGTRPLGELLFSSDEFSPGKIEIAHFTPCHKLANLMTSLKQNAEQELWGRRRYFSYNGEQLIVSETFLPAARKLIEEM, from the coding sequence ATGAGTGTAACTAAGCTAAGCTTCCCGTATGGTGAATCAATTCAATGGCTTTCGCCAGATAATATTGACCAACTTCCTAAGTCCCCCTTAACAGACTGGTTAATGTCTTATGAAAGTTTAACTCAAAAGTTACGTTCACACTGCGTTGAATTTGAGGTTGTAGTACTTGGTGAGGGTACTTTAACTCCTTTTAGCGGTGAGTTTCCTTCTCAAAATCAGGCCTGGGTACGCGAAGTTTTACTTTGTCTCGATGGGATCCCTTGGGTTTTTGCCCGCACACTCATCCCTGGCAACTTACTCCAGCAAAAAGAATCTGATTTTTTAACCTTAGGCACCAGACCATTAGGTGAGCTATTGTTTTCCAGTGATGAATTCTCACCCGGTAAGATAGAAATAGCTCATTTTACCCCTTGTCATAAATTAGCCAACTTAATGACATCACTTAAGCAAAATGCCGAACAAGAGTTATGGGGACGACGTCGCTACTTCTCCTATAACGGCGAGCAGCTTATCGTCAGTGAAACCTTTCTTCCCGCTGCCCGCAAATTAATAGAAGAGATGTGA
- a CDS encoding MGH1-like glycoside hydrolase domain-containing protein: protein MLSCLLLCVSSLSSLDSVDYRNLLPYQGTPTSMEERDKRGNLKIPATYVDQGAWHGFYQPDSVEQYAGFTGPMIIAQEYTLDFSDRLQKLTIENLDSGEMLLLTAADRIEQYSRPDGLVQTFHWAEYSLELKLSYSDERTSVVTTRLVNHTQTPQHWRLIWSGKPFAHHPNLAQHALIREFETWKQGVRWKLNPIMDTWQMQLADAEFELWFDRDMQIEPLEAHGYRATTSKLTVVPMSELSVLSAQRYFHTHEERIQHKAVNWSQVEIGLTNNQQVWQQRLDRLISSDDLNYRRMAVKSMLTLIHNWRSPAGALLRDAVTPSVTYKWFNGVWAWDSWKQAVALAYFDTELAKSNVLAMFDYQFTGNDSVRPQDEGNLPDAIFYNKDSVRGGEGGNWNERNGKPPLAAWAVWAIYQHSQDTDFVEQLYPKLVAYHNWWYRNRDHNGNGLAEYGANVHPAHIKEGKPDRTAIIEAAAWESGMDNAPRFDDEGSVLVLENRDSEGILLGYSLSQESVDLNAYLFAEKVLLAKMSALLGRSEESTRWSIQAEQLKLKIQTEMFDAKSGFFYDVRFSHNSREMMTDAGKGVEGWIPLWAGVASQTQANMLVEHQLTSKTFATKIPFPTVSVDSPHFQAQRYWRGPVWLDQALFGLQGLQRYGFNTEAELLASRLVNNGEGILGGEPIRENYDPITGQGLHCNNFSWSASALLIIYKTWLDK from the coding sequence ATGCTATCTTGTCTGCTCCTGTGTGTATCTAGCCTGTCATCGCTTGATTCTGTCGACTACCGTAATCTTCTCCCTTACCAAGGAACACCGACTTCGATGGAGGAGAGAGATAAAAGAGGTAATTTAAAGATCCCTGCAACTTATGTTGATCAAGGGGCGTGGCATGGCTTTTATCAGCCAGATAGTGTTGAGCAATATGCTGGTTTTACCGGCCCGATGATCATTGCACAAGAGTACACATTAGATTTCAGCGACCGCCTGCAAAAACTGACTATCGAGAACCTGGACAGTGGTGAGATGTTGTTGCTAACGGCTGCTGATCGCATTGAGCAATACAGTCGTCCCGATGGATTGGTGCAGACATTTCATTGGGCTGAGTACTCCCTAGAACTTAAGCTGAGTTACAGTGATGAACGTACCTCCGTGGTCACCACTCGACTGGTTAATCATACGCAAACTCCACAACATTGGCGCCTCATCTGGTCGGGAAAGCCATTTGCTCACCATCCGAATCTTGCTCAACATGCTTTAATTCGTGAGTTTGAAACGTGGAAACAGGGAGTGAGGTGGAAACTAAACCCCATTATGGACACTTGGCAGATGCAGTTAGCGGATGCTGAGTTTGAGCTTTGGTTTGATCGAGATATGCAGATAGAACCCCTTGAGGCTCATGGTTATCGGGCGACGACTTCCAAACTGACTGTGGTGCCGATGAGTGAGCTTTCCGTGTTGAGTGCCCAGCGATATTTTCATACCCATGAGGAGCGTATTCAACATAAAGCGGTCAATTGGTCTCAAGTTGAAATAGGACTAACCAATAATCAACAAGTATGGCAGCAGCGGTTGGATAGGCTGATTTCGTCAGATGATTTGAATTATCGACGTATGGCAGTTAAAAGCATGCTGACTTTGATACATAACTGGCGCAGTCCTGCTGGTGCGTTACTGAGGGATGCGGTGACTCCTTCGGTAACCTATAAATGGTTCAACGGCGTGTGGGCTTGGGACAGTTGGAAGCAAGCGGTAGCCCTTGCATATTTTGATACAGAGTTGGCTAAATCTAATGTGCTTGCCATGTTCGATTATCAATTTACTGGCAATGATAGTGTTCGGCCTCAGGATGAGGGCAACTTACCCGATGCTATTTTCTATAACAAGGATAGTGTGCGAGGTGGAGAAGGGGGGAACTGGAATGAGCGCAATGGTAAGCCTCCCTTAGCTGCATGGGCGGTGTGGGCTATTTATCAGCACAGCCAAGATACCGATTTTGTCGAGCAACTCTATCCTAAGTTAGTTGCCTACCATAACTGGTGGTACCGCAACCGAGATCATAATGGCAATGGTTTGGCTGAGTATGGTGCGAACGTGCATCCGGCACATATTAAAGAGGGTAAACCTGATCGTACCGCTATCATCGAGGCTGCAGCTTGGGAGTCTGGTATGGATAATGCCCCCAGATTCGATGATGAGGGGTCCGTATTAGTATTAGAAAATCGCGATAGTGAAGGGATATTATTAGGCTACTCCCTCTCTCAGGAATCAGTCGATCTTAATGCTTACCTGTTTGCAGAGAAAGTCTTGCTGGCTAAAATGTCTGCTTTACTTGGCCGTAGTGAAGAAAGTACGCGTTGGTCTATTCAGGCCGAACAGCTCAAGCTTAAGATACAGACAGAGATGTTCGATGCTAAGAGTGGTTTCTTTTATGATGTCAGGTTTAGTCACAACAGCCGTGAGATGATGACTGATGCAGGTAAAGGTGTTGAAGGTTGGATCCCTTTATGGGCAGGAGTCGCATCACAAACTCAAGCCAATATGTTAGTTGAGCATCAGCTTACTTCGAAGACATTTGCAACTAAGATCCCCTTCCCTACAGTGAGTGTTGACAGCCCGCATTTTCAGGCCCAACGATATTGGCGCGGTCCAGTATGGTTAGATCAGGCCTTATTCGGGCTGCAAGGTCTGCAACGTTATGGTTTTAATACAGAGGCCGAGCTGCTTGCCAGTAGACTGGTTAATAATGGTGAAGGTATTTTAGGGGGGGAGCCTATTCGGGAAAATTATGATCCCATTACTGGCCAAGGCTTACATTGTAACAACTTCAGCTGGTCAGCCTCTGCTTTGCTGATAATTTATAAGACTTGGTTGGATAAATAA
- the rlmF gene encoding 23S rRNA (adenine(1618)-N(6))-methyltransferase RlmF, producing the protein MIKPNSTSSRKPNAKQDKNPKKRTNRANSGGNKGKAQVNLQKPGLHPRNLHRDGYDFDKLTEASPALTPYVKPNPYGNLSIDFADPLAVKALNSALLKLHYQIGTWDIPQGFLCPPIPGRVDYLHYIADLLVEADTVESKEDSKREGQYVAPVNTLQSKLNKMKINALDIGTGANGIYPILGIQAYGWRFVASDVDPLSLSNVNMIVAANVCLQGKLQTRLQTDHQKVFNGIIQANDRFDITLCNPPFHSSLAEASEGTQRKVKNLAANRAAKGHKPPGTQSVNSGAAQVAELNFGGQKAELWCDGGEKQFLDNMIRESKGFATQCLWFTSLVSKKENLQPAYSSLQKVGAATVKTIDMAQGNKLTRVLAWSFLTPSQRDLWAKYRS; encoded by the coding sequence ATGATAAAGCCAAATTCTACATCAAGCCGAAAGCCAAACGCTAAGCAAGACAAAAACCCTAAGAAGAGAACTAACAGAGCCAACTCTGGCGGGAATAAAGGAAAGGCTCAGGTTAATCTTCAAAAGCCCGGTCTGCATCCGCGCAATTTACACCGTGACGGCTATGACTTCGATAAGCTCACCGAGGCAAGTCCCGCACTAACTCCTTATGTAAAACCAAATCCCTACGGTAATCTCTCTATCGACTTTGCGGATCCTCTAGCGGTGAAAGCCCTTAATTCAGCCTTATTGAAACTGCATTATCAGATAGGTACTTGGGATATACCCCAAGGTTTTCTCTGTCCACCAATACCCGGTAGAGTCGATTATCTTCACTATATTGCCGACCTGTTGGTTGAGGCTGATACCGTTGAAAGTAAAGAAGATAGTAAGCGTGAAGGACAATATGTCGCACCTGTAAACACCCTACAGTCTAAGCTTAATAAAATGAAAATTAACGCATTAGATATTGGTACTGGGGCGAATGGTATCTATCCTATCTTAGGCATTCAGGCTTATGGTTGGCGTTTTGTGGCCAGTGATGTGGATCCTCTGTCGTTATCTAACGTCAATATGATCGTAGCGGCCAATGTCTGTTTGCAAGGAAAGTTACAGACCCGATTGCAAACCGATCATCAAAAAGTATTTAATGGAATTATTCAAGCCAACGACAGGTTCGATATCACCTTGTGCAATCCACCTTTTCATTCATCGCTGGCTGAGGCGAGTGAAGGGACTCAGCGTAAGGTGAAGAACTTAGCGGCAAACAGAGCAGCGAAAGGACATAAACCCCCTGGGACACAATCAGTTAATAGTGGGGCAGCTCAAGTAGCTGAACTTAATTTCGGTGGCCAGAAAGCAGAGCTCTGGTGTGACGGAGGTGAGAAACAGTTTCTCGATAACATGATCCGTGAGAGCAAAGGTTTTGCGACTCAGTGTTTGTGGTTCACCAGTTTAGTGTCGAAGAAAGAGAATCTACAACCCGCTTATTCCAGCCTTCAAAAAGTGGGGGCTGCTACCGTTAAGACCATCGATATGGCCCAAGGTAATAAGCTCACTCGTGTGTTGGCTTGGAGCTTTTTAACGCCTTCACAAAGAGATCTGTGGGCTAAATATCGGAGTTAA
- a CDS encoding metal transporter, giving the protein MLYLLASCIALLLGPIFYRYLSTENGLQKGLDGFIFVSLGGLVLVHILPELLEHGGFLAIIFVIIGLWGPTASEKLFHRYSEVTHNLTLTLGIGGLLLHTITDGSAMVLAQQNDNSILLALGVILHRLPVGLAIWWLLKPQLGARWAMVVLVAMMLLTGFGYFAGEQLLTHLSLDNTVYLQAFVTGSILHVVLHQPHGQSHEDKQGKYEYQAGIGSLLGIGLLCLLLMMDSGGHESHNHSHSTEQLADWLLTLAPVLLLSYVAASLRYCLGLSPKTPSLALRWLQRLAGPEALIITFLLLGPMFAMLQLVGLLTIGALLTWAKVEPTDPHVHLPQSAVRFGFSYLVDRSAPWVVLSLILANLIGHPSVPLASPVTQVAVLLLVFLPMRFCNLGGAVLALSLAYSGWSNEAVLLALLAAPIFNLAQLKLMNWTQRGLLFTLILASLVVINMIQPQWHSIMTIPNSINTLSLTALACLFAASLLRLGPRKFMARIMYPKPKTHDHNHSHEHGHKH; this is encoded by the coding sequence ATGCTCTATCTATTAGCCAGTTGTATTGCTCTATTATTAGGCCCTATTTTCTATCGATACCTTTCGACTGAAAACGGTCTACAAAAAGGTCTAGACGGATTTATATTCGTATCACTAGGCGGCTTAGTGCTGGTGCATATTTTGCCAGAGTTACTGGAGCACGGCGGATTTCTAGCCATCATTTTCGTGATCATTGGCCTTTGGGGACCCACAGCCAGTGAAAAACTGTTCCATCGCTACTCAGAAGTCACCCATAATCTGACTCTGACCTTAGGCATAGGCGGACTGCTACTCCATACCATTACTGATGGCAGTGCCATGGTATTAGCACAACAAAATGACAACTCTATCCTACTGGCTTTGGGGGTGATTCTGCATCGACTACCGGTTGGATTAGCTATCTGGTGGCTACTAAAACCTCAGCTAGGTGCACGTTGGGCCATGGTGGTATTAGTCGCAATGATGCTGTTGACTGGCTTTGGTTATTTCGCTGGTGAGCAACTGTTAACTCATTTAAGTTTAGATAACACTGTCTACTTACAGGCTTTTGTCACAGGTTCAATTCTGCACGTGGTGCTGCATCAACCCCATGGCCAAAGCCATGAAGATAAACAGGGTAAATATGAGTATCAAGCAGGTATCGGCAGCCTACTTGGCATAGGGTTACTCTGTCTACTGCTGATGATGGACTCAGGTGGACACGAAAGTCATAATCACAGTCACAGTACTGAACAACTCGCAGACTGGTTGCTGACTCTTGCTCCCGTTTTACTGCTTAGTTATGTCGCGGCCAGTCTGAGATATTGCTTGGGTTTATCGCCTAAAACCCCTTCGTTAGCACTGCGGTGGTTACAGCGTTTGGCTGGACCCGAAGCCTTGATTATCACATTCTTACTGCTCGGTCCTATGTTCGCTATGCTGCAACTAGTGGGACTATTGACGATAGGAGCCCTGTTGACATGGGCTAAAGTTGAACCAACAGATCCTCACGTTCACTTGCCTCAATCTGCTGTGCGTTTCGGATTTTCTTATTTAGTCGACCGTAGTGCTCCCTGGGTGGTGCTTAGCCTGATCTTAGCCAATTTGATTGGCCATCCTTCAGTACCTCTAGCTAGCCCAGTTACTCAGGTTGCGGTGCTATTATTAGTCTTCTTACCTATGCGGTTCTGTAACTTAGGTGGCGCTGTGTTAGCGTTATCTCTCGCCTATAGTGGCTGGAGTAATGAAGCCGTCTTACTTGCTTTACTGGCTGCGCCTATCTTTAACCTCGCTCAGCTAAAGCTGATGAACTGGACTCAACGTGGTCTGCTGTTTACCTTGATATTGGCAAGCCTAGTGGTGATCAATATGATCCAGCCACAATGGCACTCGATAATGACGATACCTAATAGCATAAATACCCTGTCTTTAACGGCGCTGGCCTGCCTATTTGCAGCCAGCCTGTTACGCTTAGGACCGAGAAAGTTTATGGCCAGAATCATGTATCCTAAACCTAAGACCCATGATCACAATCATAGCCATGAGCATGGCCATAAACATTAG
- a CDS encoding YhgN family NAAT transporter, with protein MDTFSAAVMLFLIMDPLGNLPIFSSILRHIEPKKRRRVLIRELLFALIIMVSFLFAGEAILSFLNLRTESVSIAGGIILFLIAIRMIFPQPGGVVGLAAGEEPFIVPMAIPLMAGPSVLAALILLAHTDSSRMLDWTIALLAAWGVSAVILLFYKVFTKVLGEKGLTAVERLMGMVLVMISVQMFLDGIANYMAHMSQPTP; from the coding sequence ATGGATACCTTCTCTGCCGCTGTAATGTTGTTTCTTATTATGGATCCGCTTGGTAATTTGCCGATTTTTTCATCTATCTTGCGTCATATTGAACCTAAGAAAAGACGCAGAGTGTTGATCAGAGAGTTGTTGTTTGCTTTGATCATTATGGTGTCATTTCTGTTTGCTGGTGAAGCCATTCTTAGTTTTCTCAATCTGAGAACAGAGTCTGTCAGTATTGCTGGTGGTATCATTCTGTTTTTAATCGCGATCAGAATGATCTTTCCTCAGCCTGGCGGCGTTGTTGGGCTTGCGGCGGGTGAAGAGCCTTTTATTGTCCCTATGGCTATTCCATTGATGGCTGGCCCTTCAGTATTGGCGGCGCTTATCTTGTTGGCCCATACAGACAGCTCACGCATGTTAGATTGGACTATCGCTTTATTGGCTGCATGGGGTGTGAGCGCGGTTATTCTGCTTTTCTATAAAGTCTTTACTAAGGTGTTGGGAGAAAAAGGCCTGACAGCGGTAGAGCGTTTGATGGGGATGGTACTGGTTATGATCTCTGTGCAGATGTTCCTCGATGGTATTGCAAATTACATGGCGCATATGAGTCAGCCTACTCCGTAG